The following are encoded together in the Macadamia integrifolia cultivar HAES 741 chromosome 10, SCU_Mint_v3, whole genome shotgun sequence genome:
- the LOC122092230 gene encoding uncharacterized protein LOC122092230 — protein MHPLGKGYVIFQFQCEGDKAAVWRRSPLRIGDQVIRFQHWKPDFNIHEKQLFTKLVWIRFPDLPLEYWHENVLLFIAKAVGCPVPLDRRTRQGILGFFARVLVEIDISDLAERVEEVQVERLELGTSQVYGFCQKVVYEDNMERCGYCKRVGHLISKCRLKRLDDEKQCAAEKLAKVPGAVYVEDGVNSGGSNSVRESPSRGRSLPHQQNNFDPIQDLISPNSNSSNAGGDIQILLDPSNFVSNVLGKESNGDENSGIKEGFVSGTVIELESDSKPLNKEGEISNTLPKEGEIFGMEEGSDADSDPNPTENPIHGVPGDPPVDPLGGNEPRMRITPEGKVAVPEGRYPSRYRRLGGGQGPGRGVAMASAVQPVVEDPGEDHVVSSLPRVECSRGTVSIVHS, from the coding sequence ATGCATCCATTGGGAAAAGGTTATGtaatctttcaatttcagtgcGAGGGCGACAAGGCAGCGGTGTGGCGAAGGTCTCCCCTTAGGATTGGTGATCAGGTCATTCGATTTCAACATTGGAAACCTGATTTCAATATTCACGAGAAGCAACTTTTTACAAAGCTTGTATGGATACGGTTTCCTGATCTCCCGCTTGAATACTGGCACGAAAATGTGTTATTGTTTATAGCAAAGGCGGTAGGGTGCCCTGTGCCCCTAGACAGACGAACAAGACAAGGCATTCTTGGCTTCTTTGCGAGAGTGCTGGTGGAGATTGATATCTCTGACTTGGCAGAGAGGGTGGAGGAAGTACAAGTCGAAAGATTAGAACTAGGTACATCTCAGGTGTATGGTTTTTGTCAAAAGGTGGTGTATGAAGATAATATGGAGCGTTGTGGCTACTGTAAACGAGTAGGACATTTGATTTCCAAGTGTAGGCTGAAAAGATTGGATGATGAAAAGCAATGTGCGGCTGAAAAATTAGCAAAGGTTCCAGGGGCGGTATATGTTGAAGATGGAGTCAACTCAGGTGGGAGTAACTCGGTGAGAGAGTCTCCTTCTAGGGGAAGATCTTTGCCACATCAGCAGAATAATTTTGATCCTATTCAAGATTTAATCTCTCCTAATTCAAATTCGTCTAACGCTGGGGGAGATATTCAAATACTTTTGGATCCTTCCAACTTTGTCTCAAACGTCTTAGGAAAGGAGTCCAACGGAGATGAAAATTCTGGAATTAAGGAAGGCTTTGTGTCAGGGACGGTTATAGAATTAGAGTCTGATTCTAAACCTCTAAataaggaaggagagatttcTAATACTCTACCTAAGGAAGGAGAGATATTTGGAATGGAAGAGGGATCGGATGCTGATTCTGACCCAAACCCAACTGAGAACCCGATCCATGGAGTTCCTGGTGATCCGCCAGTGGATCCATTGGGGGGGAACGAACCCAGAATGAGGATTACTCCTGAGGGCAAGGTTGCTGTTCCGGAGGGGAGGTATCCTTCTCGTTACAGAAGACTCGGTGGGGGTCAAGGACCTGGACGTGGTGTTGCCATGGCCAGTGCTGTGCAGCCAGTTGTTGAAGACCCTGGTGAGGATCACGTGGTTTCTTCTTTGCCCAGGGTGGAATGTTCAAGGGGAACAGTCTCTATTGTGCATTCATAA